AGTAAAGCATTCATATTAAAAGTTTGTGGTACTTGGGAGTTCTGAGCCATGAATTCGTTGACAAACCTATTTGATTGAGACAACGGTTGAGAGATAGCCGCATCCCGACTGACGATGTTAGACAACTGAACAAGTGAGTTATTGCCTCCGCAGTCGCCTCCAATGAGCTTATTCAAAGACATCTTCGAAAACAACACTACACAAGTATGTATCACAGGTTACAATCTAAAATGTATAGTTTTAAACACTAAAAGTATCACTTTTGTTCTGAGGATAAAGAACAATGGATCATTAATTTGATaccatttaaataaattatcgtTTTCGCTTTATCAAAGGAACAAAGTTCGTACGTGTGCCGTTTGTTATTTACgactggttttttttatatgagttttTTGACGTCTCATCTCACTGTCAAAACAATATGACGgtcacttaaattatttatgtttttctaCATAACTTAAATAGCTTTTACGTTTCGTACTACTACATCTACACGTGTCCTACGATTTCGTCACATTGTCAATGTTGGTTAAACTGATTTGTGGTACTAAATTatcctaaaataaattattcgtttgACATTGCGCCGCTAGTTGTCAAATTTTGAACATCGAAGATAGATTCAATAGATTGATATTGCTGAAATTCATGAAAGAAACTGAGTAAGCAATGAGTAAGGTAAATAAATGATTCGATATAACATGTAATTCTTATGTCGGTCGTATAAATAAATCGTATCAATATCTTAAAATTAGTagaaatattatgtaataaaatatttacaggttATGTTTCCTCGGTCTCCACAAAATAAATCATCGTGAATATTCATGAACTTTTATATTGTTAATTGTTCTTGAATATGTCGCCAACAAACAGTGAAACAAGTACAACAAACGAAGAAACGACAAAGAGCCCAGTAGAATTAGATACAGACAAGTGGTTTGTATGTAATTATTCTTGTATTACAACTAACATTTCTTACTTCTTACAcaatgtaaattaatattttttttgatcaTATTGTTCCTTACGAAGCACATATTTTTCGGCATATATCTTTAAAGatatttgtttaatatattatttgtttctaGATAAGAGATTGTGAAATCTACAAGGATGAATACAAGGAGTGCACAAGTTTCCGCGGCCGTTTCCACCAGTACTTCATTTTCGGTGAAACCCTCAACTGCAACCAGTGGAAGAAGGATTATTATAACTGCTGCAAGTGGGAATCTGACAGTGATGAGAAGGCAGCGGTGAGTAATTATTTCTTATCTTTTTTAGCTATATTTTTATTCTGTATTAAGAGTTCCGAAGTTCAAATTTTCTAACGGTAATATAAAAAATTGGGAACCACTCATGTTTGTAGTTCATGTTATTAAACATCaaaatcaacatcaaacatttattcagcaaataggccaaaggggcacttttacatgtcaatttttacaaacaataaaattaaccgaaaattacaaaaaacaattacataaatataaatgtcaaacaacacaaaaaaaaacgaataaaaaatatacaaacaacagaagtactaaaattgtttagagatgtaaaagtctaggtgtcagagataaaatgtatgtcATGTCATGTTCAGGTAATGATAAGCAGGCCACTCTGATATATCACTCTATAAACTTACAACCAAGACACCTTTCTTAACATTCAAATCAATTTAGTAGTCCTTTGCAAGTCAAAGTACAACGACTCAGTCCTCCATCACAGTAGagttcatatatatgtatacatttcttcacctaaATCCATTGCaattaggtgaaaaaatatataaatatttatgaactTGAGTGTACACTCAGCATCAActactttgtagcaaccaaagtagtcaaatagttcggtacaccatatatttagtatggtgtaccgaactatttggctactttgactgctacagagtatttgacgctgagtgtacctaCCCTAATACAACCTGGTACTTCAGCAGACCTTTTCCGCACATGCGACATGCAAATAAATCCATATATACcattgtaattttatacaaggtggctaaaaaataagtgcattcccgatgccagggaggttttgggattatactgatagagcaggctccaatgagatgttcgtttgcaaaaatagcgcacccaagtttgacttctgatccttgtagtggggttcctatactcctagaaacccgatgttgccgggctgaaaaggggtgccgttacccccactagccctttgaatttcccccttaAATTATTGAGTCTAGCTCTTAGCCTAATTgaactacctaattaatattagtatCAATTTAAAGAACGTTTAATTATCTCTACATTGACATACTTTTTGTTtccaaaaagtattatttatattagatTTAGACTTTTTTTAAAAGTTCCACGGACCAGCCTCAGTGAAGTTCAGTTTGCAAAAATTGCAGACCTCATTCTGACTTCTGATATATATTGTATAGATCCCAGACATTCAATTAACAGGTGTTGCCAACCAGTTTTGTGGTCTCTCTCTCCCTACTTCAGCAGACTAAATTCTGAGGACCTACTGCAAAAAACGAACTATCAGAAATTTTGGTTTTCGTTTTTTGCAGTAGGGCTTCTGTACCTTTATATCTTTTCTGGATATAACAAGTTCTAGTTACATAGCTTATAGCAAATTCCCTTCAGGTTGCCATTGCCATCTTTCACAACCAGTTTCTCTTCAAAGGATTGCTTTCCGGTATTCATTCGGAACTTCATTTTGAGtatgataaatattaaaattacagcTAAATTAAATCGTACATATATTTCTACAGACAGCACTCATAGAGAGTGAAAAGGCGCGTCGCTTGGAAAGACTAAAAGCCCACTACAGAAATGACATCTGGAAGAAGCGAGAGGGTCCACCCGCGGACTGGGATAAACCTCTACCTGAGTGGATGCAGAAGAGACAGGAGAACACATACCTGGACCACAAAGCTAAGGAATATAGAGAAGGCACGCTAGGAGAGACTCCTGGAGAATGGGGGTGTTCTATCAtgtgatataattatatacaaattagcattaatatttaataaatatatgtaggtgtttgAGTTTTATGGTTTTAATCCCTCTCATGTCTGAATAGTTTTTCAATTGTTCCAGATCAGTGGTCATgttgtcattttgtatgaatgACTATTGACTATACTTTACATGTCTAATGACTTCCTTAAGTGATTAGTTATAAAGTACAATTTCATACATGTGTTTGAGATTGACTAAGTTTACTTCCCTCGTGTCTGAATAGTTTTTAAATCATTGCTGATAAGATGAGGATGAGACCATTTTGTCATTAAATTTagtataataatacatatatgtcaGCCTTATTTGGTTAggcataaagttttttttcatagAAGATAAACTCTGTATAAACTTCATTGTTCCAGAATAGGTATAACTCATTATCAAAACAACTTTTCTGTTCTGAATTCCTACTTGAGCTCAATCTAATATCTTATGTTGTTGATGTGAAATTATGTCAGCATACGATAGACGCTAAATTTAATTTGGTAAAATTAAGACGCATTATACGgattttttaatatgaaatggcCTCTTCTCTTTGTCTTTAAGTTTATTTAGTGATCCCATGTCATAAATACAACAGtaaaattttcttataatatttgcaaaaaaaggcaaaaaattcgaattaataaaatttaagtaacaCACTTGTCAGGAAATTTCATTACGAAATACCATCATTAAAAATCAATGACACTTTTGACCCAGCAACGGCTTATCGTACCGATAAGACGTTCATTTATAATTGTTCACAAATAAGATAATGCTAGCTATCATTATAATGCTCGTAAACAAGTATTTTGATACGGGCGTGTGTGGAAGAAACACTGATGAGTCGTATCTTGTGCCGTGGAGTGCTGTCGCTTCGTGTTATCTCAGCACCGATGGCTCGAAATGCTAGTTACCTTATTGAGGACCCTAAATATTCCTTCTTGAGGGATTTGGGCTTGGAGAAGAAGAATGTGGGTGTATTCAACGGGAAATGGCAGGCCAATGGGCAGGTTAGTATTTTATTACTAGTATTTACTATTTCTGTACTTTagtatttcttttattattcATTACAATATTTGTTCGATAGCTAACACATTTTTCAAGGAtatgttatattaaattaatggtTTTAGTTTATTTGCATGTCTGCCTAAATTTTTGAAGCATAATAAAGTTCATTTCACTACTTCTGTTTCTGGgactcaaaaataataaaattaattttaacaattCCAATTTAGAAGTAGGTAAGTGAAGGAAAAATAAAGCGCTCAAAAATATCCTTTAAAGAGTTTAAAGCATTAACAATACAATCGGTGTCAAAGATTTTACTTAGAGCTCTTACAGCAATcctaaattaaatattgtatatgttCTAGAATCTCAACGGAAAACAATTAGGTATGTAATGGCTAAAATTAGATAGCACACCACACCTATTGTTCTAGTCCGTTAGCTTCTGCTGATAAAGGCGTCTGCCCACACTGTTATCTTTGTGTAATTTATAGCATTTAACCTTAGTAAACATTTCTGCACTACTTCGTACAAATATTTAATCATTATACTTACATATTACTtgcataaatttatattttaaaaaatggtCCTTCAAACCGGATCAGAAATTGTCTCTTCAGTCTTCTCTTCTTCATGAAATGCAGTGTAGAGATTAGGAAAAACCAAGGCCTCCTATGAAATCTTTATTAGTCCTCTTCATCTTAGCGCTTTCTTGGTTGCACCCTAAACTAGCCCAGCAGACGTACCGGTTGGCGTCGTCAATAAaataaacgtgattattttttataccatgccatatcgccgctatacttactcaacctcgtatctgcaacactcatttgatgacaaaaacacccgtattccgattgaaagaaaagcgacatttccatcaaatgattgttgcagataatatgaggttgagtaagtatagcgacgatatgcgATTGAAAGGGGCATGAGAccgtaatttattatttaaaaaaatattacgctGTCACATAGACAAGTGCGATCATTGTATCCGTAACTATACGGTCGAACCACCTCCGGTTTGGAAGCCACACACCTTCCTTTAGGCTACGAGCGCTAAGTTAGTTAACTGCAAGTAAGAAGTATTTTCTATGTAGTCTCTAGTAAGCAATGTGTACCTATACCTTCGCAGGTAATCCAATCCTTCAGCCCAGCCAACGGCAAGGTCATAGCCGAAGTCCAGGCGGCCAGCCCATCTGACTACGAGTCCTGTGCTGCAGCAGCACAGGAGGCCTGGCGTGAATGGGCGGAGCTCCCGGCGCCGACGCGAGGGGAAGTGGTGCGGCAGATTGGTGACGCGCTAAGAGAGAAGCTTCAGCCGCTGGGGCAGCTCGTGTCACTTGAAATGGGTAAGATATCTTCATTGAGACTATtttggcgccattcatttattacgtaagacgatttttggcagtttttgaccccctccctcccctatgtaagaaaaaataagaatgggctgaccccctcccccctataTTACGTTACGTAAGaatctaaaggaaaaaatgaataCACATTGGTTTATTTGgtggttttcaaaaaaataattattgggACGTTTATTTATACAgtcaaaggcatacatatatataaaatttcaaaaatatgtgtacgctcttacaccttacacaataaagtcgtgttcacatatttttgagctatttgtctggatcgatatttttgccttcgactgtacctacaggtACTGGAGCCAgtttaagctaactctgcattgcGTTTGATAGCATTGAGTGTGGAAGTATCATTTTaagcgtcataatttcatagaaatttaaaaaaaatcgcatcattgtgatcttacgtaagaactatgaaaccccctccctccctccccatcgtaagaaaaaataagatatgttCGACACTCTCCCCCCCTCAAttgtcttacgtaataaatgaatggcgcctttaCGTTCGACTCGTTGAAACATGGGCAAAACAGAGCGGAGACCCGCTACGAGAGACGTATCAGTATTCCTTGGGATGCATGAGATAGATCCAATTATTCCTCGTTTTTCATTCGTATTGGCACAATATAAAAAAACGGTGTTTGCTATTATCGTTTTTATCATGTTATTTAATGGAATACTCCACTAAGTTTGtcattaaataaacaaacatcgAAAACATCAACCCAGTATGCCTTCACATTATGACGAGTGAAGTAAAATTTCCATTGTGTTCGCGTTCCGATATTTGCGTTTGCATGTTAACAAATTGTGATACAAACAATTTTGCAGATGACTAACTTGTACCATATTCCCAGGTAAAATCCTCCCTGAGGCCATCGGTGAAGTGGTCGAGTACATCCACGTATGCGACCTAGCTTTGGGCCTGTCCCGCTCTTTGCCCGGCACCATCCTGCCTTCAGAACGCCCTGGTCACGTGCTCATCGAGAAATGGAACCCGTTAGGAGCTATTGGCATTATCACTGCGTTCAACTTCCCTGTAGCCGTGTTTGGTTGGAATAGCGCCATTGCTATGGTATGTATTGCACCTATCAGTCCTATCACAGTGTGTTCTCTTGTGATTAATACTTACTAACATGGACCATCCTCCTTTCGGAACTGTTTATTGGCATCATCTTACCGAGAAGTCAAACAATTCAAAtgaacaatacaataataacacTCTTTCGAAACCGTTGGTGGACAGATATGGTATTTGTCTGTGGATTGTGGAATAAGGTTTACCTATGAGACGACGGCATATCAAGGGTCTCTACAAACTCTTCAAATGTAGGTTACTATAACATTTCAGAGACTTTATCtaacgtatttttatcatttaaggccagtataatttttaataatactaTAGTTATCGTTATCAATTATCGCTATTTAATCTTAAATTCACTAcgtattttaggtaggtactaacttTACCTACCCACTTAAAATGCCCTTGAAGTGCTCATCCCATTATCAGTCACAGCAGGGAGCAACAGCTAGTTATCTTttctttacctataggtactatAAGGTCCTATAGTGTATTTGGTAGGTACTTACCGTGATTATAccgaaattataattatatataggtacggtTTTCATTTCTCAATATGATTGAGAACAAAGCCATAAAATGACAATAgatttgttttattcaaatgGAAACACTAAAATGAGATAAAAGAAATAATAGATTTAGAGCTAACGTCTCTTGGATTTATCTTGGTTTCGCTTTGACCATTTTTATCATCTCCGTCCCTCATTTACAGTAGATATTTTACTACCTCAAAACATTCAAACTAATCCAATCTTTCCACAGGTTTGTGGCGACACAAGCGTATGGAAGCCCTCAGACACGACTCCTCTGATCGCGGTGGCCGTCACTAAGATCGTGGAGGGCGTTCTGGTCAAGAACAACATTCCTGGGGCCGTCGCCTCGCTGTGCGTTGGCGGTAAAGATGTGGGGCAACAGCTGGTCAAGGATCCGAGGATGAAGCTGGTCTCCTTCACTGGCAGCACTGCGGTTGGACAACAGGTATGTTTTTGTTTAGGGCCTGAAGCTCTGGTAGCAATGGCCATTAATGATGATGAAACGCTACCTGGCGTAACCACATTCTCAGTTATGTATTCACGTTCACATATTCTTTTAGGTCGGAGTAGAAGTGCAGAAGCGCTTCGGGCGCCACCTACTCGAGCTGGGCGGCAACAACGCCATCATCGTCAACGAGGACGCCAACCTCGACCTGCTCCTGCAAGCCGCGCTGTTCGCGTGCGCCGGCACCGCGGGCCAGCGCTGCACCACCACCCGCAGACTGCTGCTGCATAAGAAGGTGAGCTGACAACGTGGCCGTTGACCTTCTATTATAAGATGGTGATctggcaacgtcgccaacgtcgaCCTGTTACAGGCGTTGTTCGCGTGTGCCGGAACCGCGGGCCGAGGTGTGCTCGCAAGGTCGCCGCCGACAACCTAGATTTATACAAGCCGCAGCTGCGGTGTTCGCGTGCCCCTGCACCAATCAACAACGCAACTTCGCCATCAACAAAAGCTTACCACACCTTGGACCCTCTGTTACAATCCGTACCAATATTGTGGTACGTGAACGCAACAAATTAGGTGTAATATCAAATATTATCTCAAAATGTGTCTCAAACATTTGTTTGTGACTGAATCTACCATTTGATATCCCCCAGGTGTACAGCGAAGTCGTAACCCGCCTAACCAAGGCCTTCGCCGGCGTAGTGAGCAAGATCGGTGACCCCCTACTGCCAGAAACCCTCATCGGGCCTCTACACACGCCGGCTGCAGTTGAAGCTTATAAGAAGACGGTTGCTGAAATCGTGAAGGCGGGAGGCAAGATCGAGTTTGGTGGAAAGGTGAATTAGATTTTGTTCGGTTGATATAAGGTGCATTTTAGTAGTGAGGAAGATCGGCGACTCGGCGAGCCACTCCTGACCGAGGCCCTCATCGGGCCCCTTCGGGACACACGACGGCGGCCGTTGAAGCTTGTAAGAAGACGGTTGCTACAGTCCTAAAAGCTGGCGGCAAGATCGAGTTTGGTGGAAAGGTGAATTAGAGTTTTTGTAGTTGAGATATGGTGCATTTTAGCGTGAGGTAGATTTTATATAGATCCatttacttatttgttttatatatttagaccTTCTGTACCTAGAATATCCGTGGTAACACTCG
This genomic stretch from Cydia strobilella chromosome 6, ilCydStro3.1, whole genome shotgun sequence harbors:
- the LOC134742024 gene encoding putative aldehyde dehydrogenase family 7 member A1 homolog, whose translation is MSRILCRGVLSLRVISAPMARNASYLIEDPKYSFLRDLGLEKKNVGVFNGKWQANGQVIQSFSPANGKVIAEVQAASPSDYESCAAAAQEAWREWAELPAPTRGEVVRQIGDALREKLQPLGQLVSLEMGKILPEAIGEVVEYIHVCDLALGLSRSLPGTILPSERPGHVLIEKWNPLGAIGIITAFNFPVAVFGWNSAIAMVCGDTSVWKPSDTTPLIAVAVTKIVEGVLVKNNIPGAVASLCVGGKDVGQQLVKDPRMKLVSFTGSTAVGQQVGVEVQKRFGRHLLELGGNNAIIVNEDANLDLLLQAALFACAGTAGQRCTTTRRLLLHKKVYSEVVTRLTKAFAGVVSKIGDPLLPETLIGPLHTPAAVEAYKKTVAEIVKAGGKIEFGGKVIEREGYFVEPTIVTGLPHDHSLVHTECFAPIVYCLEIPDLSTGIAYNNEVEQGLSSSLFTESLADIFKWIGPGGSDCGIVNVNIPTNGAEVGGAFGGEKRTGGGRECGSDSWKGYMRRSTVTINYSGAIKLAQNIQFGDQ
- the LOC134742416 gene encoding synaptic plasticity regulator PANTS, which translates into the protein MSPTNSETSTTNEETTKSPVELDTDKWFIRDCEIYKDEYKECTSFRGRFHQYFIFGETLNCNQWKKDYYNCCKWESDSDEKAATALIESEKARRLERLKAHYRNDIWKKREGPPADWDKPLPEWMQKRQENTYLDHKAKEYREGTLGETPGEWGCSIM